Proteins from a genomic interval of Gluconacetobacter diazotrophicus PA1 5:
- a CDS encoding SMP-30/gluconolactonase/LRE family protein — MPSPNGLCFSPDLRTLYVVSSLPDPGQTAPLGFARVFCHNPAGRLIGRIRLPDRCSNVTFGGPKRNELYMCCGPQLFRLRLETQGAGLA; from the coding sequence GTGCCCAGCCCCAACGGCCTGTGCTTTTCGCCGGACCTGCGGACGCTGTACGTCGTATCCAGCTTGCCCGACCCCGGGCAGACGGCGCCGCTCGGGTTCGCGAGAGTGTTCTGCCACAATCCGGCGGGCAGGCTGATCGGGCGTATCCGCCTGCCCGATCGCTGTTCGAACGTGACCTTCGGCGGCCCCAAGCGCAACGAGCTGTACATGTGCTGCGGGCCGCAGCTTTTCCGGCTGCGGCTTGAAACCCAGGGCGCCGGGTTGGCATAA
- a CDS encoding YkgJ family cysteine cluster protein: protein MFRNGLAAAAQPSDILKLSRTLLDICTEVSDGLNSICKVSPVACRSGCDTCCRSLIQVNPIFARLALDYARRTFTPERLEMLHQRLLTDVTFCPFLFDGACSIYDQRPMVCRG, encoded by the coding sequence ATGTTCAGGAATGGTCTCGCCGCTGCCGCGCAGCCTTCGGATATCCTGAAACTTTCCAGGACTCTTCTAGATATTTGCACCGAAGTTTCCGACGGTCTCAACAGTATATGCAAGGTCAGCCCCGTGGCGTGCCGCAGTGGCTGCGACACCTGCTGCAGAAGCCTCATTCAGGTCAACCCGATTTTCGCGAGACTCGCACTGGATTACGCACGACGCACCTTCACCCCGGAACGTCTGGAGATGCTGCATCAGAGACTTCTGACAGACGTGACGTTCTGTCCTTTTCTGTTTGATGGTGCATGCTCGATATACGATCAACGCCCGATGGTCTGCCGCGGCTAA
- a CDS encoding TIGR04028 family ABC transporter substrate-binding protein, translating into MLFAVAAVAAAGLPSAHAQGPLRGGELIYLDPQAHTNLYPPAAGFYPNGGILDQVTDRLTWQNPQTLEIEPWLAQSWSSNADDTEYTFHLRPGVTFSDGTPLDARAVALNYETYGKGNPALHFPVSEVINNFDHAEILDPLTVRFHFTRPSPGFLQGTSVIGSGIVSPATLAHPFDQLGVGTQVVGSGPFVIVRDVPGKEVDLVARRDYAWPPASRAGQTRAWLDGVKILVTPEDSIRVGALLAGQADLIRQVEAYDEEQVTLAGYRLYAPSTRGVNTGIAFRPDNPLVADIRVREALLHATDRQEIVTTLYSANYPLARSVLSARAAGFRDLSDRLGFDPRRAAQLLDEAGWRLGPDGLRHRDGQTLALGIHISQPHPQNRTMLELLAQQWRRVGVQLTVMSGSAAGVILDNLDPTRTPVTVSEVGRADPDVMKSEFFPSNRDTLLQKGGQSAKVRAFRDDRLDAMLLQVASDTDRQDRLRHLGDVQEYIVQNAYTIPIFEEPQVYAGAPGVHGVGFEAVGRPSFYGIWLDRR; encoded by the coding sequence GTGCTTTTCGCTGTTGCGGCCGTCGCGGCGGCAGGCCTGCCGTCCGCGCACGCGCAGGGCCCGCTTCGGGGCGGGGAACTGATCTATCTGGACCCCCAGGCGCATACCAACCTGTATCCCCCGGCGGCCGGCTTCTATCCCAACGGCGGAATCCTGGACCAGGTCACCGACCGGCTGACCTGGCAGAACCCGCAGACGCTGGAAATCGAGCCCTGGCTGGCGCAATCCTGGTCCAGCAACGCCGACGATACCGAATACACCTTCCACCTGCGCCCGGGGGTGACGTTCTCGGACGGCACTCCGCTCGACGCGCGGGCCGTCGCCCTGAATTACGAAACCTACGGCAAGGGAAACCCGGCGCTTCATTTCCCGGTTTCCGAGGTCATTAACAATTTCGACCATGCCGAAATCCTCGACCCGCTGACCGTCCGGTTTCATTTCACCCGTCCGTCGCCGGGCTTTCTCCAAGGCACGTCTGTCATCGGCTCGGGGATCGTCTCGCCCGCCACCCTGGCGCATCCGTTCGACCAACTGGGCGTCGGCACGCAGGTCGTCGGCTCGGGCCCGTTCGTGATCGTCCGCGACGTTCCGGGCAAGGAGGTCGATCTGGTGGCGCGGCGCGACTATGCCTGGCCCCCGGCCTCGCGCGCGGGGCAGACGCGCGCGTGGCTGGACGGCGTGAAGATCCTGGTAACGCCCGAGGACAGTATCCGCGTCGGCGCGCTGCTGGCGGGCCAGGCCGACCTGATCCGCCAGGTCGAGGCCTATGACGAGGAACAGGTCACCCTGGCCGGCTATCGCCTCTATGCCCCCTCGACGCGCGGGGTGAACACGGGGATCGCCTTCCGGCCGGACAATCCCCTGGTGGCGGATATCCGGGTGCGCGAGGCCCTGCTCCACGCCACCGACCGGCAGGAAATCGTCACCACGCTCTATTCCGCCAACTACCCCCTCGCGCGGTCGGTGCTGTCGGCCCGGGCCGCCGGCTTCCGCGACCTGTCCGACCGGCTGGGCTTCGATCCGCGGCGCGCCGCCCAATTGCTGGACGAAGCGGGCTGGCGCCTGGGGCCGGACGGGCTGCGCCATCGGGACGGGCAGACGCTCGCGCTGGGCATCCACATCTCGCAGCCGCATCCCCAGAACAGGACGATGCTGGAACTGCTGGCCCAGCAATGGCGCAGGGTCGGCGTCCAGCTGACCGTCATGTCCGGTTCGGCGGCGGGCGTCATCCTCGACAATCTGGACCCGACGCGCACCCCCGTCACGGTGTCCGAGGTCGGGCGCGCGGACCCGGACGTGATGAAGAGCGAATTCTTCCCGTCCAACCGGGACACGCTTCTGCAAAAGGGCGGCCAGAGCGCCAAGGTGCGCGCATTCCGTGACGACCGGCTGGACGCGATGCTGCTGCAGGTCGCCTCGGACACCGACCGGCAGGACCGGCTGCGGCACCTGGGCGACGTTCAGGAGTATATCGTGCAAAACGCCTATACGATCCCGATCTTCGAGGAACCCCAGGTCTATGCCGGGGCGCCCGGCGTCCACGGCGTCGGCTTCGAGGCCGTGGGCCGCCCCAGCTTCTACGGCATATGGCTGGACCGGCGATGA
- a CDS encoding ABC transporter permease, whose protein sequence is MTRVLPMAWSGLVGGGMAARLAGRVGHALLVLWGAFTLTFILLQVLPGDAVMIRFMDPELGLSPAQIDAIRLSYGVGTSPLAQYVHTLGQMLRGNFGYSVQLGVPVASLLENALPVTLRLAVCGFVAAVLWTFAVAVAANLLPWAWMRRLARAVPGLWGAMPLYWSGILVIQVVSFRLHLIPVIGVGPWKGMILPALAVSLPIAAPLAQILLRHIDEAGALPFATVARAKGASLAWVFWRHIVPNAILPFLTMGGLVFGELLAGAVVTETIFGLDGIGQLTRQAVAGQDLAVLQAVVMISAAAYVSINLVVDLLYPVLNPTLRHRTRAP, encoded by the coding sequence ATGACGCGCGTCCTGCCGATGGCGTGGTCCGGCCTGGTGGGCGGGGGCATGGCGGCGCGCCTGGCCGGCCGCGTCGGCCACGCGCTGCTGGTGCTGTGGGGCGCGTTCACGCTCACCTTCATCCTGCTGCAGGTGCTGCCGGGCGATGCCGTCATGATCCGCTTCATGGACCCCGAACTCGGCCTGTCGCCCGCGCAGATCGACGCGATCCGCCTATCCTACGGCGTCGGAACGTCGCCGCTGGCGCAATATGTCCACACGCTGGGGCAGATGCTGCGCGGAAATTTCGGCTATTCGGTGCAGCTTGGCGTGCCGGTCGCGTCCCTGCTGGAAAACGCGCTGCCGGTCACGCTCCGCCTGGCCGTCTGCGGCTTCGTCGCGGCGGTGCTGTGGACCTTCGCCGTCGCCGTGGCCGCCAACCTGCTGCCCTGGGCGTGGATGCGCCGGCTGGCCCGGGCCGTGCCCGGCCTGTGGGGCGCGATGCCGCTGTACTGGTCGGGTATCTTGGTCATCCAGGTCGTGTCGTTCCGCCTGCACCTGATCCCGGTGATCGGCGTGGGACCGTGGAAGGGGATGATCCTGCCCGCCCTGGCCGTCAGCCTGCCGATCGCGGCGCCGCTGGCGCAGATCCTGCTGCGGCACATCGACGAGGCCGGGGCGCTGCCGTTCGCCACCGTCGCCCGCGCCAAGGGGGCCAGCCTGGCCTGGGTGTTCTGGCGGCACATCGTTCCCAACGCGATCCTGCCCTTCCTGACGATGGGCGGCCTCGTCTTCGGCGAACTGCTGGCCGGCGCGGTGGTGACCGAGACGATCTTCGGGCTGGACGGCATCGGCCAGCTGACCCGCCAGGCCGTCGCCGGGCAGGATCTCGCGGTCCTGCAGGCGGTGGTCATGATCTCGGCGGCGGCCTATGTCAGCATCAACCTGGTCGTGGACCTGCTGTATCCGGTGTTGAACCCGACCCTGCGCCATCGGACCCGCGCGCCATGA